One stretch of Segatella copri DNA includes these proteins:
- a CDS encoding M20 family metallo-hydrolase, with the protein MMTQEEYVSDAVDLLKKLIATPSVSRNEKDAADIMEQTIRKYGFEPQREANNIWIIDPHYDESRPTLLLNAHIDTVKPVASWTRNPFSPDVEEGVLYGLGSNDCGGGLCSLLQIFRMLTAKPQQYNLIYLASAEEEVSGKDGITRALPLLPHIDLAIVGEPTGMNPAVAEKGLMVLDVIAHGKSGHAARNEGVNAIYEALDDMRWIRDYKFEKVSEFLGPTKMTLTVVNAGTQHNVIPDKCTMLVDIRTNEFYDNEEVYEFICQHLKSEVKAHSFRLKSSRIDPAHPLIRKCVAMGMKPFGSPTLSDQALMHFPSFKLGPGESSRSHSADEFIKISEIADAIAKYKELLDGAAI; encoded by the coding sequence ATGATGACACAAGAAGAATATGTAAGCGATGCCGTGGATTTGCTGAAAAAGCTCATCGCCACCCCATCTGTAAGCAGAAACGAGAAGGATGCTGCCGACATCATGGAGCAGACCATCCGCAAATATGGTTTCGAACCTCAGCGTGAGGCGAACAACATCTGGATTATCGACCCTCATTACGATGAGAGCCGACCTACCCTGCTGCTCAACGCTCACATCGATACCGTGAAGCCTGTGGCTTCATGGACACGCAACCCGTTTTCACCGGATGTTGAAGAGGGTGTACTTTACGGTTTGGGCAGCAACGATTGCGGCGGCGGACTCTGTTCGCTCCTCCAGATATTCAGAATGCTGACCGCAAAGCCTCAGCAGTATAATCTTATCTATCTGGCATCCGCCGAAGAAGAGGTGTCGGGAAAGGATGGCATTACCCGTGCCCTGCCTTTGCTTCCGCATATCGACCTTGCCATCGTGGGTGAACCTACCGGCATGAACCCGGCTGTTGCCGAAAAGGGACTGATGGTGCTGGATGTGATTGCTCACGGAAAGAGCGGTCATGCTGCCCGAAACGAGGGAGTAAACGCTATCTACGAGGCATTGGATGATATGCGATGGATTCGTGACTATAAGTTTGAGAAGGTAAGCGAATTCCTGGGACCTACCAAGATGACGCTTACCGTAGTGAATGCCGGAACCCAGCACAATGTGATTCCGGATAAGTGTACGATGCTTGTGGATATCCGCACCAACGAGTTTTACGACAACGAGGAGGTTTACGAGTTTATCTGCCAGCACCTGAAGAGCGAGGTGAAGGCCCACAGTTTCCGTCTGAAGTCATCCCGCATCGACCCGGCGCATCCTCTTATCAGGAAATGTGTAGCCATGGGCATGAAGCCATTCGGCAGTCCTACCCTCAGCGACCAGGCTCTGATGCACTTCCCTTCGTTCAAACTGGGTCCTGGCGAATCTTCCCGCTCCCATTCTGCCGATGAATTCATCAAAATAAGCGAGATAGCTGATGCTATCGCCAAATACAAAGAGCTCTTAGATGGCGCTGCCATCT
- a CDS encoding AMP-dependent synthetase/ligase, with translation MQINSHLSVLVHDLAKKWGEKTALTFRKFGSDQWQSVSFNLFSLRVKQVSNALLNLGAKPLDKIAVFSQNCVHYLYTDFGAYGIRVTAVPFYANSSEQQIQYMINDAQIRFLFVGEQEQYDKAHRIFALCPSLERIIIFDSSVRISTHDPAALYFKDFLKLGENLPRQTEVEELYKQASMDDLADILYTSGTTGDSKGVMLTYSQYYAALKANDECVPVTDKDRVIDFLPFTHIFERAWSYLCLSEGAELIINTYPHEIQESMREVHPTCMCSVPRFWEKVYIAVKAKMDDAGPIQKKLFYHALSVGKKRNIEYIANCKRPPLALELEYRIINKTVLSMVRKQLGLEKPNIFPTAGAYVSPEVEEFVHAIGIDMVVGYGLTESLATVSCDHLDKKRSLGSVGRPISCIQVKIGEDNEVLLKGPTITPGYYHRDTTNAKAFDKDGFFHTGDAGYMKDGELYLTERIKDLFKTSNGKYIAPQQVESLLLVDKFIDQVAVIADQRKFVSALVVPEFRLVEDWAREHHIAFTCREDLCANEKVQKMLMDRIQILQQHLAYYEQIKRITLLAHHFSMESGELTNTLKIRRPIINKNYKAEIDKMYEE, from the coding sequence ATGCAGATTAATAGTCATCTTTCGGTACTGGTACATGATCTCGCCAAGAAATGGGGAGAGAAAACTGCTTTAACTTTCAGAAAGTTTGGCAGCGACCAGTGGCAATCGGTTTCATTCAACCTCTTTTCCTTAAGAGTGAAACAAGTGAGCAATGCCCTCCTGAATCTTGGGGCTAAACCTCTTGACAAAATCGCTGTCTTCTCGCAGAACTGTGTGCATTATCTGTACACCGACTTCGGTGCGTACGGTATCAGAGTTACTGCTGTGCCATTCTATGCCAACAGCAGCGAGCAGCAGATTCAATATATGATTAATGATGCGCAGATTCGCTTTCTCTTTGTAGGCGAACAGGAGCAGTATGACAAGGCTCACCGTATCTTTGCCCTCTGTCCTTCTCTGGAGCGTATCATCATCTTCGATTCCAGCGTACGCATCAGTACACACGATCCTGCAGCCCTCTATTTCAAGGACTTTCTGAAGTTGGGTGAGAATCTTCCTCGTCAGACAGAAGTGGAGGAACTCTACAAGCAGGCAAGTATGGATGACTTGGCTGATATCCTCTATACCAGTGGAACAACGGGCGACAGTAAGGGCGTGATGCTGACTTATAGCCAGTATTATGCTGCTTTGAAGGCAAACGACGAATGCGTGCCTGTTACCGACAAGGACCGTGTCATCGACTTCCTTCCATTTACCCATATCTTTGAACGTGCCTGGTCTTACCTCTGCTTGAGCGAAGGTGCCGAACTCATCATCAATACTTATCCTCATGAAATTCAGGAGAGTATGAGAGAGGTGCATCCTACCTGTATGTGTAGTGTGCCACGTTTCTGGGAGAAGGTGTATATCGCCGTAAAGGCAAAGATGGATGATGCCGGTCCTATCCAGAAGAAACTCTTCTACCATGCCTTGTCGGTAGGTAAGAAACGTAATATCGAGTATATTGCCAACTGCAAGCGTCCTCCTTTGGCTCTGGAGTTGGAATATAGAATTATCAACAAGACCGTTTTGAGCATGGTTCGCAAGCAGTTGGGCTTGGAAAAACCGAATATCTTCCCTACAGCGGGTGCTTATGTAAGTCCGGAAGTAGAGGAGTTTGTACATGCCATCGGTATCGATATGGTGGTGGGTTACGGTCTGACCGAGAGCCTTGCCACCGTATCCTGTGATCATCTCGACAAGAAACGCAGTCTGGGTTCTGTGGGTCGCCCGATCTCCTGCATTCAGGTAAAGATAGGTGAGGATAATGAGGTGCTCCTCAAGGGTCCTACCATCACTCCGGGATATTATCATCGTGATACCACCAATGCGAAGGCATTCGACAAGGATGGATTCTTCCATACCGGTGATGCCGGCTACATGAAGGATGGCGAGCTTTATCTCACCGAGCGTATCAAGGACCTGTTCAAGACATCGAATGGTAAATATATCGCTCCGCAGCAGGTAGAATCATTGCTCCTGGTAGATAAGTTTATCGATCAGGTGGCTGTTATAGCCGACCAGCGCAAGTTCGTATCAGCCCTCGTCGTTCCAGAGTTCCGTCTCGTGGAGGACTGGGCACGTGAGCATCATATCGCCTTCACCTGCCGTGAAGATTTGTGTGCTAACGAGAAGGTGCAGAAGATGCTGATGGACCGTATTCAGATTCTCCAGCAGCATCTGGCTTATTATGAGCAGATTAAGCGCATTACCCTCCTGGCTCACCACTTCTCTATGGAGTCGGGCGAGTTGACCAATACCTTGAAGATTCGCCGCCCTATCATCAACAAGAACTATAAGGCGGAGATTGACAAGATGTATGAGGAGTAA